The following proteins are encoded in a genomic region of Bernardetia sp. MNP-M8:
- a CDS encoding glycosyltransferase family 2 protein, with the protein MKKINFSTLTIATVCYNAAEELEKTIQNVANQTYPNIEYIIIDGNSRDNTLEIIGNYENNISKYISEKDNGIYDAMNKAINLAKGDYILFMNAGDTFVSNTIIEEIFTELYQKIDSKTNFPDLIYGDYNVINKTFSETVKAEPLKKTWTGMKFCHQSMFLKTNLAKKQVFSGDYITSDFEQVYELYQKGISFYYFPKPIANFKTDGLSSKNKIKVRFESKEIVQRHDKRLKTALSFWKLIVWTFFVETLRNTLPTSFFEKLEKLKTKILGGRKKITTEE; encoded by the coding sequence ATGAAAAAAATAAATTTCTCCACCCTTACCATAGCTACAGTTTGTTACAATGCAGCCGAAGAGCTAGAAAAAACAATCCAAAATGTAGCAAATCAAACCTATCCAAATATTGAATATATAATCATTGATGGAAACTCAAGAGACAATACGTTAGAGATTATAGGCAACTATGAAAATAATATTTCGAAATATATAAGCGAAAAAGACAATGGAATTTATGATGCCATGAATAAAGCCATAAATTTGGCAAAAGGAGATTATATTCTCTTTATGAATGCTGGAGATACCTTTGTAAGTAATACAATTATTGAAGAAATTTTCACAGAATTGTATCAAAAAATTGATTCTAAAACGAATTTTCCTGATTTAATTTATGGAGATTATAACGTTATTAATAAAACCTTTTCAGAAACCGTAAAAGCAGAACCATTAAAAAAAACGTGGACAGGAATGAAGTTTTGTCATCAAAGTATGTTTTTAAAAACAAATTTAGCCAAAAAACAGGTTTTTTCTGGGGATTATATCACTTCTGATTTTGAGCAGGTATATGAGCTTTATCAAAAAGGAATTTCATTTTATTATTTTCCAAAACCAATAGCAAATTTTAAAACAGACGGACTAAGTAGTAAAAATAAAATCAAAGTTCGTTTCGAATCTAAAGAAATCGTACAAAGGCACGACAAAAGGCTGAAAACAGCTCTCTCATTTTGGAAACTTATCGTTTGGACGTTTTTTGTAGAAACTTTGCGAAATACCTTACCTACTTCTTTTTTTGAGAAATTGGAGAAACTAAAAACTAAAATTTTGGGAGGAAGAAAAAAGATTACAACAGAAGAATAA
- a CDS encoding glycosyltransferase, with product MKILHINTYDKGGGAEQFVFDFVHHNFEGLYTEIEAKLLVKRKKTDSNKVEILPRPLLSHTLEKFDKGVHKIIKHTFFSDLSVLKNIHSTFENLQKNEFYKQADIIHLHNIHYDFFDLEDLIKIAKQKPIIWTLHDMWAMTGGEAYTFDNENFKKGIGKTPYKAFHPLLNPIIDRRQSYLEQKKQVYSIINELEGAEKHNFVLIPVSNWLKECLENAYVFPQKSDNISIQTIQNGIDTTIFKNLNQRNWNTKRILFFNSDNPYKGAAVFENIIPQLNQDKTTNFELFVVGKELSKTVLNSFSIDSKIKMIHLKPIYDRHKMNELYNSVDILIFPSRAENFSLLVLEAMATGIFIIGSTAGGIKEQLADNRGVLFENGNPKDLLGKISVVLNMSLEEIREKGKTASLFVRENWSIEKMRAKYVDLYKKILS from the coding sequence ATGAAAATTTTACACATCAATACGTATGATAAAGGAGGAGGAGCAGAACAATTTGTTTTTGATTTTGTGCATCATAATTTTGAGGGATTATACACAGAAATTGAAGCAAAACTACTTGTCAAACGAAAAAAAACAGATTCAAATAAAGTAGAAATTTTGCCTCGTCCTCTGCTTTCTCATACTTTAGAAAAATTTGATAAAGGAGTTCATAAGATTATTAAGCATACTTTTTTTTCAGATTTGAGTGTATTAAAAAATATTCATTCTACTTTTGAAAATCTTCAAAAAAATGAGTTTTACAAACAAGCTGATATTATTCATTTGCATAATATCCATTATGATTTTTTTGATTTAGAGGATTTAATCAAAATAGCTAAGCAGAAACCAATTATTTGGACACTTCACGATATGTGGGCAATGACTGGAGGAGAAGCCTATACTTTTGATAATGAAAATTTTAAAAAAGGAATTGGAAAAACGCCTTATAAAGCATTTCACCCACTTCTGAATCCAATTATCGATAGAAGACAAAGCTATTTAGAACAAAAAAAACAGGTCTATTCTATCATTAATGAACTTGAAGGAGCAGAAAAACATAATTTTGTACTTATTCCTGTTTCGAATTGGCTCAAAGAGTGCTTAGAAAATGCCTACGTTTTTCCTCAAAAATCAGATAATATTTCTATTCAAACTATTCAAAATGGAATTGATACGACTATTTTTAAAAATCTAAATCAGAGAAATTGGAATACAAAACGGATTTTATTTTTTAATTCTGATAATCCTTATAAAGGAGCAGCAGTTTTTGAAAATATCATTCCTCAATTAAATCAAGACAAAACAACTAACTTTGAGTTATTTGTAGTAGGAAAAGAACTTTCAAAAACTGTTTTAAATTCTTTTTCTATCGATTCTAAAATCAAAATGATTCATTTAAAACCGATTTACGACAGGCACAAAATGAATGAGCTTTACAACTCTGTTGATATTTTAATTTTTCCTTCACGAGCCGAAAATTTTTCTTTGTTAGTTTTGGAAGCAATGGCAACAGGAATTTTTATCATCGGTTCGACGGCAGGAGGAATAAAAGAACAACTTGCAGATAATAGAGGAGTTTTATTTGAAAATGGAAACCCAAAAGACCTTTTAGGAAAAATCAGTGTAGTTTTGAATATGTCTTTAGAAGAGATTAGAGAAAAAGGGAAAACTGCATCTTTATTTGTGAGAGAGAATTGGAGTATAGAAAAAATGAGAGCAAAATATGTAGATTTATATAAAAAAATACTTTCCTAA
- a CDS encoding FkbM family methyltransferase, whose protein sequence is MYKFKQFFQLLKLKAYSFLGLVWTKRFQDKTILLNGRRFKITDSASFVAMYLDIFGHQGYKFETQKVEPYIIDCGANIGLSLVYFNQLYPNAKIIAFEPDPKLFEICKTNTAYFEENLKLYPYAVWNEETTLYFESEGADGGRVEKEKIEKNDKLENNKTSNKNLIEVQAVRLQKYLNQRIDLLKIDIEGAEITVLEDCVDSLHWVGNLFVEFHSFQNSAQRLGQLLSILENAGFRYYIRSEGVWSKKPFIHRDLAGGMDIQLGIWAYRA, encoded by the coding sequence ATGTACAAATTCAAACAATTTTTTCAGCTTCTCAAACTCAAAGCTTATTCTTTTCTAGGTTTAGTTTGGACAAAACGCTTTCAAGACAAAACTATACTCTTAAATGGTCGCAGATTTAAAATTACAGATTCGGCTTCTTTTGTAGCCATGTATTTGGATATTTTTGGACATCAAGGTTATAAATTCGAAACCCAAAAAGTAGAGCCTTATATTATAGATTGTGGGGCAAATATTGGTCTTAGTTTAGTCTATTTTAATCAGCTTTACCCAAATGCGAAAATTATAGCTTTTGAGCCTGACCCAAAACTTTTTGAAATTTGTAAAACGAATACAGCTTATTTTGAAGAAAACCTAAAACTTTATCCGTATGCTGTTTGGAACGAAGAAACAACTTTATATTTTGAAAGTGAAGGTGCAGATGGTGGAAGAGTAGAAAAGGAAAAAATAGAAAAAAATGATAAATTAGAAAACAATAAAACATCAAATAAAAATCTAATTGAAGTACAAGCTGTTCGCCTTCAAAAATACCTCAATCAGCGTATCGATTTATTAAAAATTGATATTGAGGGAGCAGAAATTACTGTTTTGGAAGATTGTGTAGATTCTTTGCATTGGGTAGGAAATCTTTTTGTAGAGTTTCATTCTTTCCAAAACTCTGCTCAGAGATTGGGACAATTACTTTCTATTTTAGAAAATGCAGGTTTTAGATATTATATTCGTTCGGAAGGGGTTTGGAGTAAAAAACCATTTATACATCGTGATTTGGCTGGGGGAATGGATATTCAACTTGGAATCTGGGCATACAGAGCATAA